From a region of the Carassius auratus strain Wakin chromosome 31, ASM336829v1, whole genome shotgun sequence genome:
- the LOC113050601 gene encoding protein FAM69A-like isoform X1: MLFIAREVRSLRSLACSSSSSYSLACAVKCGVSIMARGLIPWIWLKRPVYIQARFSYLHMKYLFFSWLAVFVGSWVVYVEYSSYTELCRGHECKNSICSKFQKGVIDGSACNSLCEKETIYLGKCLSAKPSNQVYYGIWGDMEGIIKCQMEEDPHYDLGKELEPPKESASFNRPTKGTSMEKFKEMVFSHLKAKVGDQANLADLVNLVLGVADSSKDGQISLSEAHSAWALLQLNEFLLSIVLQDREHTPRLLGFCGDLYVMEKVPYVPLYGVSLPWMVELWIPSGLRRSIDQWAAPSWPRKAKIGIGLFELVEDVFHGTFGSFLMCDVSAAGFGYTERHDIKVIDARRIVPEAAFQEVMRERRCEEDSDCMYGRDCLTSCDLTKHRCTTEVTQPNLAKVCSTLKDYLLHGAPSDIKDELEKQLYACIALKGASEQMEMEHSLILNNLKTLLWKKISHTKDS, encoded by the exons ATGTTGTTCATCGCGCGTGAGGTGCGAAGCCTGAGGAGCCTCGCGTGCTCTTCATCATCCTCTTACTCCTTGGCTTG TGCTGTGAAATGTGGTGTTTCAATCATGGCACGGGGGCTGATTCCGTGGATCTGGCTGAAGCGACCCGTTTATATCCAG GCCCGGTTCTCCTACCTACACATGAAGTACCTGTTTTTTTCCTGGTTGGCTGTTTTCGTGGGAAGCTGGGTGGTGTATGTGGAATACTCTTCATACACAGAGCTGTGCCGTGGACACGAGTGCAAGAACTCTATT TGCAGTAAATTCCAGAAGGGGGTGATCGATGGGTCAGCATGCAACAGCTTGTGCGAGAAGGAGACTATTTACTTGGGAAAGTGTCTCTCTGCCAAACCCAGCAATCAG GTATATTATGGCATTTGGGGGGATATGGAAGGAATCATAAAGTGCCAGATGGAGGAGGACCCTCATTATGATCTGGGTAAAGAACTGGAGCCCCCAAAAGAATCCGCCTCCTTTAACAGGCCAACCAAAGGGACATCCATGGAGAAGTTCAAAGAGATGGTCTTCAGCCATCTAAAG GCTAAAGTAGGAGACCAAGCCAATTTAGCAGATTTGGTGAACCTTGTGCTTGGAGTTGCAGACAGCAGCAAGGATGGCCAGATCTCGCTGTCCGAAGCACATTCAGCTTGGGCTTTACTGCAGCTGAATGAATTCCTTCTGTCCATCGTGCTACAGGACCGAGAGCACACTCCCAGACTGCTGGGCTTCTGTGGGGACTTGTATGTGATGGAAAAGGTGCCTTATGTACCACTCTATGGCGTCAGTCTTCCGTGGATGGTAGAGCTGTGGATTCCATCCGGCCTGCGACGGAGCATCGACCAGTGGGCCGCCCCCTCCTGGCCCCGCAAGGCTAAGATTGGCATCGGTCTGTTTGAGCTCGTTGAGGACGTCTTCCACGGCACATTTGGTAGTTTTCTTATGTGTGATGTAAGTGCAGCGGGGTTTGGGTATACAGAGCGCCATGATATAAAGGTGATAGATGCAAGGCGTATTGTCCCCGAAGCTGCTTTTCAAGAAGTGATGCGTGAAAGGCGGTGCGAAGAGGACAGTGACTGTATGTATGGCCGGGACTGCCTCACTTCCTGTGATCTCACTAAACACCGCTGCACTACGGAGGTCACACAGCCCAATCTGGCTAAAGTATGTAGCACACTGAAGGACTATCTTCTGCATGGTGCACCATCAGATATTAAAGACGAACTGGAGAAACAGCTGTACGCCTGCATCGCTCTCAAAGGCGCCAGCGAACAGATGGAAATGGAACATTCCTTGATTCTCAACAACCTCAAAACTCTGCTTTGGAAGAAGATATCACATACAAAGGACTCGTAA
- the LOC113050601 gene encoding protein FAM69A-like isoform X2: MARGLIPWIWLKRPVYIQARFSYLHMKYLFFSWLAVFVGSWVVYVEYSSYTELCRGHECKNSICSKFQKGVIDGSACNSLCEKETIYLGKCLSAKPSNQVYYGIWGDMEGIIKCQMEEDPHYDLGKELEPPKESASFNRPTKGTSMEKFKEMVFSHLKAKVGDQANLADLVNLVLGVADSSKDGQISLSEAHSAWALLQLNEFLLSIVLQDREHTPRLLGFCGDLYVMEKVPYVPLYGVSLPWMVELWIPSGLRRSIDQWAAPSWPRKAKIGIGLFELVEDVFHGTFGSFLMCDVSAAGFGYTERHDIKVIDARRIVPEAAFQEVMRERRCEEDSDCMYGRDCLTSCDLTKHRCTTEVTQPNLAKVCSTLKDYLLHGAPSDIKDELEKQLYACIALKGASEQMEMEHSLILNNLKTLLWKKISHTKDS, translated from the exons ATGGCACGGGGGCTGATTCCGTGGATCTGGCTGAAGCGACCCGTTTATATCCAG GCCCGGTTCTCCTACCTACACATGAAGTACCTGTTTTTTTCCTGGTTGGCTGTTTTCGTGGGAAGCTGGGTGGTGTATGTGGAATACTCTTCATACACAGAGCTGTGCCGTGGACACGAGTGCAAGAACTCTATT TGCAGTAAATTCCAGAAGGGGGTGATCGATGGGTCAGCATGCAACAGCTTGTGCGAGAAGGAGACTATTTACTTGGGAAAGTGTCTCTCTGCCAAACCCAGCAATCAG GTATATTATGGCATTTGGGGGGATATGGAAGGAATCATAAAGTGCCAGATGGAGGAGGACCCTCATTATGATCTGGGTAAAGAACTGGAGCCCCCAAAAGAATCCGCCTCCTTTAACAGGCCAACCAAAGGGACATCCATGGAGAAGTTCAAAGAGATGGTCTTCAGCCATCTAAAG GCTAAAGTAGGAGACCAAGCCAATTTAGCAGATTTGGTGAACCTTGTGCTTGGAGTTGCAGACAGCAGCAAGGATGGCCAGATCTCGCTGTCCGAAGCACATTCAGCTTGGGCTTTACTGCAGCTGAATGAATTCCTTCTGTCCATCGTGCTACAGGACCGAGAGCACACTCCCAGACTGCTGGGCTTCTGTGGGGACTTGTATGTGATGGAAAAGGTGCCTTATGTACCACTCTATGGCGTCAGTCTTCCGTGGATGGTAGAGCTGTGGATTCCATCCGGCCTGCGACGGAGCATCGACCAGTGGGCCGCCCCCTCCTGGCCCCGCAAGGCTAAGATTGGCATCGGTCTGTTTGAGCTCGTTGAGGACGTCTTCCACGGCACATTTGGTAGTTTTCTTATGTGTGATGTAAGTGCAGCGGGGTTTGGGTATACAGAGCGCCATGATATAAAGGTGATAGATGCAAGGCGTATTGTCCCCGAAGCTGCTTTTCAAGAAGTGATGCGTGAAAGGCGGTGCGAAGAGGACAGTGACTGTATGTATGGCCGGGACTGCCTCACTTCCTGTGATCTCACTAAACACCGCTGCACTACGGAGGTCACACAGCCCAATCTGGCTAAAGTATGTAGCACACTGAAGGACTATCTTCTGCATGGTGCACCATCAGATATTAAAGACGAACTGGAGAAACAGCTGTACGCCTGCATCGCTCTCAAAGGCGCCAGCGAACAGATGGAAATGGAACATTCCTTGATTCTCAACAACCTCAAAACTCTGCTTTGGAAGAAGATATCACATACAAAGGACTCGTAA